In the genome of Podospora pseudocomata strain CBS 415.72m chromosome 2 map unlocalized CBS415.72m_2.2, whole genome shotgun sequence, one region contains:
- the tlg2 gene encoding t-SNARE affecting a late Golgi compartment protein 2 (COG:U; EggNog:ENOG503NYTG), translating into MWRDRTNLYISYRQSYAHHPAQRNRYGPSTVGERFGGSSGASTGVLFSADEDRRGLLSAGAYDVDDGDAVIEMDLLPPRWSDVSDEVSEILADIAQKSQKLERLHQKHVLPGFNDEDTKKAEEREIEKLTQAITKGFHECHGCIQRIEQMVREGKQTGQMSKTDETMAKNIQVNLATRVQEASSLFRKKQSNYLKKLKGMSGLISPMDQTSTSLSGGEPSLMESDADRTYSQATLQAATHQKLLHSNDAAIAQREREIEEIAQGIIDLANLFRDLQTMVIDQGTMLDRIDYNVESMSSDVKEAAKELKVAEGYQKKTIKRKIILLLLLLIAAVIILLVIKPKNHGGSPPSPPPSEDD; encoded by the exons ATGTGGCGAGACCGCACAAATCT CTACATTTCGTACCGGCAGTCCTACGCCCACCACCCGGCACAACGAAATCGATATGGGCCATCCACCGTGGGCGAGCGCTTCGGCGGAAGCAGCGGCGCAAGCACAGGAGTGCTCTTCTCGGCAGACGAGGACCGCAGGGGCCTGTTATCTGCCGGAGCGTACGATGTGGACGATGGCGATGCCGTGATCGAAATGGACTTGCTTCCCCCACGATGGTCCGACGTGTCAGACGAAGTCAGCGAGATCTTGGCCGATATTGCGCAAAAGAGCCAGAAGCTGGAACGGCTGCATCAGAAACATGTGCTGCCGGGGTTCAACGACGAGGACACCAAAAAGGCCGAGGAAAGAGAGATTGAGAAGTTGACGCAGGCCATCACGAAGGGATTTCACGAATGCCACGGATGCATACAACGGATAGAGCAGATGGTTCGTGAGGGCAAACAGACGGGCCAGATGAGCAAGACCGACGAGACTATGGCCAAGAATATCCAGGTGAACTTGGCCACCAGGGTGCAGGAAGCGAGTTCGTTGTTTAGGAAGAAACAGAGCAATTATCTGAAGA AACTCAAGGGCATGTCTGGACTGATAAGCCCGATGGACCAAACATCGACATCATTAAGTGGGGGTGAACCATCTCTTATGGAATCTGATGCGGATAGAACTTATTCGCAAGCTACACTGCAGGCAGCTACACACCAGAAACTTCTCCACTCAAACGACGCTGCCATTGCGCAACGCGAGCGAGAGATTGAGGAGATCGCACAGGGCATCATCGACTTGGCGAATTTGTTCCGCGATTTACAAACGATGGTCATTGACCAGGGCACCATGCTGGACAGGATAGACTACAATGTCGAGTCCATGTCGAGCGACGTGAAAGAAGCTGCCAAGGAGCTCAAAGTTGCAGAAGGATatcagaagaagacgatCAAGCGGAAGATCATATTACTTTTGTTGCTTCTAATCGCCGCGGTAATCATATTGTTGGTCATCAAGCCCAAGAACCACGGGGGCTCACCACCCAGCCCCCCACCAAGCGAGGACGATTAG
- a CDS encoding uncharacterized protein (EggNog:ENOG503P7JT; COG:S), giving the protein MGLVDAPNKVPHQQRVYQAAYRAHTRIWRISPRSGLMLTPYYALMWGTFGASMYAMGRQVCGYKTWFGKN; this is encoded by the exons ATGGG TCTCGTCGACGCTCCCAACAAGGtcccccaccagcagcggGTTTACCAGGCTGCCTACCGGGCTCACACTCGTATCTGGAGAATC AGCCCCCGCTCCGGCCTCATGCTCACCCCTTACTACGCCCTCATGTGGGGTACCTTCGGTG CCTCCATGTACGCCATGGGCCGTCAGGTTTGCGGTTACAAGACCTGGTTCGGCAAGAACTAA
- the clc1 gene encoding Clathrin light chain (COG:U; EggNog:ENOG503P0SF; BUSCO:EOG09264XOC): MADRFPSLEDFDSGAQTGVQDASEVPTTSNFLEREKAILGDDANQFATVEDAGFDEDDDDLLGGGISATGNNSAAFDSQFPDITSPIEGLTPPAGTTTITGPSVSYNSGYNAYAQEEEEPQVIKEWREKRDAGNAKRAEQFAQQRAETVKEAQQNIDDFYENYNNKKEKTIAQSRKEAEEFLASREDTTSGGTSWERIAKIVDVSGKGAKGGASGSGKERFRELLVSLRKDEKAPGAEGY; the protein is encoded by the exons ATGGCTGACAGATTCCCATCGTTGGAGGACTTCGACTCCGGCG CCCAGACCGGCGTCCAGGATGCCTCCGAGGTTCCCACAACCAGCAACTTCCTAGAGCGCGAGAAGGCCATTCTCGGTGACGACGCCAACCAGTTCGCGACAGTCGAGGACGCCGGCttcgacgaggatgacgacgacctgCTAGGAGGCGGCATCTCTGCCACCGGCAATAACAGTGCTGCGTTTGATAGCCAATTCCCTGACATCACCAGCCCAATTGAG GGCCTCACACCCCCCGCcggaaccaccaccatcaccggtcCCTCCGTCAGCTACAACTCCGGCTACAACGCTTACgcccaagaggaggaggagccccAAGTGATTAAGGAGTGGAGGGAGAAGCGGGACGCCGGCAACGCCAAGCGGGCAGAGCAGTTCGCTCAGCAGCGCGCCGAGACGGTCAAGGAGGCCCAGCAGAACATCGATGACTTCTACGAGaactacaacaacaagaaggagaagaccaTTGCCCAGTCAAggaaggaggctgaggagtTCCTGGCCAGCCGTGAGGACACCACATCGGGCGGCACCAGCTGGGAGCGCATCGCCAAGATTGTCGATGTGAGCGGCAAGGGCGCGAAGGGTGGTGCTTCGGGCTCTGGCAAGGAACGATTCAGGGAGTTGCTGGTCAGCTTGCgcaaggacgagaaggccCCCGGTGCTGAGGGTTATTAA